Genomic DNA from Solanum dulcamara chromosome 4, daSolDulc1.2, whole genome shotgun sequence:
TTTGGCCCAACATACCTCATAGATTTGTCTCTTGAACAATATTATGATTGATCCCAAATATGTGTGTACTATATAAACTTATGTTATATTAGATAAAACTCTTCACTTTTCTTTCTCATTATTTTGATGTAGGTATCATTTGCACCTCTTCTTTTAGACGCTTGTCAGCTTAAAAAACTGTCAATTTTTCTTTGTGATCCATGTCACagataaatttaagaaaataatttttttactccAGGCATATTTAAGTTACGTAATTAATGAAAgatactaaaaaaaattacttttaactTGTCTATGATGTATAGACTCCACATGATCATTCAATTGTCTTGGACTCACTCATGGCTTATCCTATCATAAAAAAGTTGAATGTCTTGACACCACATATGGCAATACTCAACCAAAGGGACAAAGGAAAAGATGAAAAaccacacatacatatataaactATTAATCTTATATAATCTCTATAAGGTAGCTGCTCAAATCATACGTAGTATGTTACAAGAAGATTCTCTTTGGACAGctgtaatttttatttcttaaaattggGGGTAGGGAAGGGGAAGGGGATTACAAGGTCGGAATCGTACCCTCACCGGCAAGGTGAAAATTCAAGTAGTCAACCAACTGAGCTACTAAGATTCTCCGTCGTAATTGTTCTTTTCTtgtagctaaattaaagttcaaaACCTTAATAgtacaaatacaaataaaaggacatatatatatataatatattgataTGTAGTTGTAATTATGTGTTTAGGAGTTTTTGTGTAGAAGCCAATGCACAAAGGCATCAAGAGTATTTTTGTCAGCTCTGTAATGTTTCTGAGTGAATTCAAGAAAAACTGGCCATGTGAAATCAGGGAACTTCCTTGGTAGATTCCTAGCAATCAACTCTTTTGGTGGGCTTACTACCTTGTCCTTCTTTGGACATAGGAAAAATGCCAATGACTTCCTTGTTCTTCTACAGTTTACAACTGCTCTGTGCAAGCAACTCTTGTATGTCCCATTTGACATTACCTGATAATAATTTCACATTCCAAATTAGCTTCTTCATACACTTTATAATTACACCACATTAATGCATGATATATATGAATAATCTTTAGTACTTTGTCTCTCATGTTGTTCTTTTGGGACCATAAATATGTActttcatacttgttttgtcAATGTTATTGAGTTACACATTTGTAATGTTGTGTGGTTGTGAAAAGAATAATATGATTCTTCCTATCCTTTGTATTTATGACTTGATCTAAATACTCACAACCTAAGATAATTTTGACTTTATATGTACAATGTAGTTTTCTGGCAAAGAGGATTTGGATGAACCCCTTGCGCGCTCCTAGCTCCACCCCGCTTGCCACAATAGGTTAAAATATGTACAAAAGTTAAATCATTTACTTGTTATTTTCCAAGACTTgatatttaatttgtttgtagTTGTAAAAGAGTTGGGACTTACCATGAATGTATCACCAATGTTGACCACAAAAGCATTAGTATTAGTAGGAACAGAGTGCCATTTTTCATCCACAAAGACTTCAAGGCCACCAACATCATCTTGATGAAGGATGGTTAAGGAAGTAGGATCACAGTGAGGTCCTGTCCCTAGAGTCAAATCAGGCTTCTGGCAAATTGGGTAATAATTCAATCTCATTATTGAATCATTTCCTTCAAAAAACTCTCTGAAATATGCTCTTCCCACTCCAAGACTCTCCCCTAGAAGCTCCATCACACTAAGGGAAAGCTTGCTCATTTCTTCACAGTATTTTTGGTACACATCCCTACAAGTAAGTAATAAACATGTACGTACTAGTAAGAAAAGACTAGATAAAGTGACATATTTACTATGCCACGTTAATTTATAACTTTAACCCTACATGAAAATGTGACACATCAATAATTTTGACCTTTTGTTCTATTATAGAATAATAATGCACATATCAAATAAAATCATTTTGGCTAATATTGCACCAAATTATCTTACCCAAAATGAGTGTACTCTTGGCCCATGGTATTCAAGATGTA
This window encodes:
- the LOC129884752 gene encoding gibberellin 20 oxidase 1-D-like; the encoded protein is MVYLKKRESILTNTLPMISSSYATTTTTMHDKTQVDQETSLVFDFLKNNSNIPQQFIWPDDEKPCPQPSPPLHVPPIDLNGYLSGDPFAVSNATRLVNEACRKHGFFLVVNHGIDTKLINEAHKNMDFFFGKPLVEKERAKRKVGDYSGYASSFTSRFSCNLPWKETLSFRYSAEFPFSNHIIQSYILNTMGQEYTHFGDVYQKYCEEMSKLSLSVMELLGESLGVGRAYFREFFEGNDSIMRLNYYPICQKPDLTLGTGPHCDPTSLTILHQDDVGGLEVFVDEKWHSVPTNTNAFVVNIGDTFMVMSNGTYKSCLHRAVVNCRRTRKSLAFFLCPKKDKVVSPPKELIARNLPRKFPDFTWPVFLEFTQKHYRADKNTLDAFVHWLLHKNS